TGTCCGCCGCGCAGATATTCGCGACCCGGGCCGGCAACCTTGGTGGCGAGCACGACATCCTTACGCTTGCCGGTTTTCTCGAACCAGGTGCCGATATATTCCTCGGTGCGGCCTTGTGTTTCCGGTCCGACGGGCGTCGTCGGATACATTTCGGCGGTATCGAAGAAATTAATACCCTTCTGGACCGCATAATCCATCTGTTCATGGGCTTCGGCTTCGCTGTTCTGCGTGCCCCAGGTCATCGTGCCCAGGCAAATCTGCGAAACGGAAATATCGGTGCGGCCTAAATTCTTATATTTCATGGGAAAACCTTGGGAGATGGGAGAAAGCCAAAATGAATGAGGTCGCGAGAATTTAGGCCCGATCTGAGCGAGCGCAAGAAAAAAATCATTGCGCTTCGCGGGTGCAAAAGCCTGTGGCTGCGGGGCTTGCACTATTGACTCCGCCGCAAACAATGTCATTGGGAAGCGAAACGACCCCCAAAAGGACGCTTTATAATGACTGTTGCTTTCACATTTCCCGGCCAAGGCAGCCAAGCTGTCGGCATGGGCAAGGACCTTGCCGACAATTTCGCCGAGGCGCGCGCCGTCTTTGAGGAAGTCGATGAAGCGCTCGGTGAAAAGCTTTCCGACGTCATCTTCAACGGCCCGGAAGACAAGCTGACGCTGACGGCCAATGCGCAGCCGGCGCTGATGTCCGTCTCGCTCGCCGTCATCCGCGTGCTGCAGGCTCGCGGCCTCGATCTGAAGAGCAAGGTCTCTTATGTTGCCGGTCACTCGCTCGGCGAATACTCCGCGCTCTGTGCCGCCGGCACCTTCTCGCTTGCCGATACGGCGCGCCTGCTGCGCATCCGCGGCAATGCCATGCAGGCGGCAGTGCCCGTCGGCGTTGGCGCCATGGCCGCAATCATTGGCCTTGAACATGCTGATGTCGTTGCTGTGTGCGAAGAAGCCTCCGCGCTCGGCGCCTGCCAGATCGCCAATGACAATGGCGGTGGCCAGATCGTTATCTCCGGCGAGAAAGCCCCGGTCGAAAAGGCTGCTGAGCTTGCGACCGGTAAGGGCGCCAAACGCGCCATCCTGCTGCCGGTCTCCGCGCCGTTCCATTCTGCTTTGATGGCACCTGCCGCAGACGCGATGCGCGAAGCGCTTGCCGGCGTCGCCAAGGCCAACCCGGTCGTGCCTGTCATCGCTAATGTGAAGGCGGCTCCGGTTACCGATGCTGATGAGATTGCGCGGTTGCTGGTCGAGCAGGTTACCGGCCAAGTACGCTGGCGTGAGACGGTGGAATGGTTTGCCGCCTACAATGTGACAACATTGTATGAAATTGGCGCC
The Rhizobium sp. 11515TR DNA segment above includes these coding regions:
- the fabD gene encoding ACP S-malonyltransferase, which codes for MTVAFTFPGQGSQAVGMGKDLADNFAEARAVFEEVDEALGEKLSDVIFNGPEDKLTLTANAQPALMSVSLAVIRVLQARGLDLKSKVSYVAGHSLGEYSALCAAGTFSLADTARLLRIRGNAMQAAVPVGVGAMAAIIGLEHADVVAVCEEASALGACQIANDNGGGQIVISGEKAPVEKAAELATGKGAKRAILLPVSAPFHSALMAPAADAMREALAGVAKANPVVPVIANVKAAPVTDADEIARLLVEQVTGQVRWRETVEWFAAYNVTTLYEIGAGKVLTGLARRIDKSVNGIAVNNAADIDTALAALLG